ACACCAGCGGCCCGACGAAACAGAACAGCAGGAAGAGAACGACAACAGCGACCCCGGCAACAGCGAGCCGATTGCGCGCGAAGCGCGCTCTCAGGGGCGCGGGGAACTGCGCGACAAGCCCCCACCGGCCGGCAGTCAAAACACGACCACTCACGCCCGCCCCTCCTTCACCCGAGGATCGACAACCCGCTGCACCACATCCGCGAGCAGGGTCCCCACAACAGTCGCCACCGAGATCACCAGCACACACCCGAGCAGCACCGGATAGTCCGACGACTGGGCCGCGGACCAGAACAAGAGCCCCATTCCCGGGTAGTTGAACAGCTGCTCCACCACCAGCGCGCCCCCGAACAGCACCGGAACGTAATACCCGAGCATCGCCACCACCGGCGTCAGCGAGTTACGGAAAACGTGCCGGAAGAGCACCGCGTACTGCCCCGCGCCCCCCGCCCGGGCGGTGCGCACATAGTCCTCGGAAAGGTTCTCCAGCGTCGCGCCGCGCATGTAGCGGCTGAACACGGCCACCATGGACGCGGCACCGGTGACCACGGGCAGCACCAGCCCCGCGGGATCCGCGAGCACCTGCCCCAGCGTGTCCCCTTGCGGCGCCTGCGACGGAAACCACCGGAGTGTCTGCGTGAACAGCAGAATCAGCAGCAGCCCCAGGAAATACACCGGCGTCGAATACGCGACGAAGCTCAGCGTGGTGATGACATAGTCGGCCGGCTTGTTCCGCCGCACGGCCTGCCACATACCCAACGGCACAGCCAGCACCAGCCCGACCATCGCGGACAGCACCGTCAACACCAGCGTCTTCGGCAACCGTTGCTCGATCAGCCGGGAGACCGCCTCGTTCAGCGTGTACGACGTGCCGAGATCCCCCCGCACCAACTCGCGCAGATACAGGACGTACTGCACGGGCAGGGACCGATCGAGCCCCTGCTCGTGGTTGAACGCGGCGATCTGCCCGGCCGTCGCCTGCGGTCCGAGGATCC
This portion of the Streptomyces canus genome encodes:
- a CDS encoding ABC transporter permease, which produces MDTALYLVRRLLQALAVILIVTVVVFCLLHALPGGPARGILGPQATAGQIAAFNHEQGLDRSLPVQYVLYLRELVRGDLGTSYTLNEAVSRLIEQRLPKTLVLTVLSAMVGLVLAVPLGMWQAVRRNKPADYVITTLSFVAYSTPVYFLGLLLILLFTQTLRWFPSQAPQGDTLGQVLADPAGLVLPVVTGAASMVAVFSRYMRGATLENLSEDYVRTARAGGAGQYAVLFRHVFRNSLTPVVAMLGYYVPVLFGGALVVEQLFNYPGMGLLFWSAAQSSDYPVLLGCVLVISVATVVGTLLADVVQRVVDPRVKEGRA